From Aspergillus luchuensis IFO 4308 DNA, chromosome 2, nearly complete sequence:
CGTCCCGAGGCGGTCAAGTGTTTATCCGGCAGAACCAACAAACCGGGCGGTGTAGCGTAGAAACTTAAGACAGACAAACGGAGGGTGTTTCTTCGTGCGGGATCATAGATTGTTGACTAGTATTTACGGGATGTACATCAATCGCCGGGGCAGCCTGTTTCTGTGCATTTGCACGGCCGCAACAATGAAAAAGAACCAAACTCTCGCTACGTAACTCCAGATGATCATGCCACACAACGCCTTTTGCTGCCTCGACTCCGATACCTGCCAACCAGCCCATCAATACGACTGGCAGCGCGGACCCCTTTCGGAGACGGCCATGCAATGTGAACAAGTCCAAGGAACATTAGCATAATGACAAATGAAAGGGTATGTAAACTGTAATGCATAGCAAAAGTTACACTCAGGAAGGCATGCCTGCCGCCGTCATAGCGCCTAGAGGATGCAATATGATAGAAGTAGGCCGAGCCAGTTACTCGTCGCTATCATTGCCAGCATCGTCGTGCGCGTCTTCAGGCGAGGCCTGACGGTCGGCGTCGTGCTCaccctcgtcttcctcttgctTGGCAGGTTCAGCATCGTTCTCCGGATTCTCGGGGGGTGGAGGCATCGACTCGGCAAACTTCGGGTCAATGGCGGCCCTGTGCAGAGAGCGCTTGTAGACTTCTGCCTCGTCGGGATCGCGCACCACCACTTGGATCTGATCGACCTGATCCTCCTTGGTCTTCGGACGGGTAGGTGCCAGACCAGCCTGAGCGATGGTGCGGGCTCTCTCAGGCTTGAGACGGGTCTTTCCGAGAATGGGGTAGTAGTACGCGGCCCTTTGCCTTGAGTCGAGACCGTCGCGCTTTCCATCCTTCACTTCCTCCGGGTCAAAGAGCGTCAATGCAAtgtccttctgcttctggtcgTTGCCCAAAGTCTGAGCGCTCGTAGCGTAGGTGCGGACACGGTCGAAGCGGTGGAACTTAGTATTGTCGGCTCCGTCGTGAGTGTACAGCGCTTCATTATCGCGGTCCGGGTTGGTGATGCGCAGACTTGCCGAAACATTCTTGGccgcatccttcttctcaggcAGATAGAGATCGTAATCCCATGGGATAGGACCTGGGTCAGGGTACAGGTTGGGGTTCGTCTTATACAAGGCCGCCTTCGTGTTGTGCTCTTGGCAAACGCGTTCCTCTGGTGCCGATGGAAGCAGTATAGCCACATCCATGCGCTTGTCTCTCTTGCCTGAAACATCCTGAACAGGCGCCTTGTCAAACTTGAATTGGACAAAACCACCCGGGTCCGGGAATCCTTCCAGATCGGGGAGGAGCGGATAGAATCCGACAGGCTTCAGCTTAGGGTTATCAGGATGCACTGGGTGGGCCCATGCATCGTGTTCAAGCTTCGTAGGAGTGTGGCCTTTAATCTTGCTAGCTGTATCTTCACCGACGTGCTTGCTGTGAGGATACGCAATATCGAAACCTTTCTGGAGGTATTTCTTGATGTAGGTCGGGTCATCCTGCGACTTGGTCTTGTCCATCCCGCGCTTCGTCCGGATGGGAGCGACCTTGGGGCCATCAGGCGCCCGAAGACCGGCGGAAATATACTGCGTACGGCGAAGGAAACTGACGTTGGTATTCTTCGGTGCCGGGTTCTTCAGCTGCTCCGGCGTCATCAGAAGCGCCAAATCAGCCTGGTCAATGGGTTCCGGGTTCTCAGGGGCCATAATCGCTGGATTTCCACCAATTGTCAGCCGccaatttaataaagatcaGATCATGCAAGCCGAAATACATACCGCTCTCATCGCCCAAGTGAAGCCCGGGAATACCGACCAAGTCGATTGGCATACCACCTTCCGCGTCAACATCAATGTTAGGTTCCTCGCGACGAGCCAAATTGGAGGCAAATCCCGGGGTCAAAAAACGGTCCAAGCCCTCATGTGGGATATCGAGGAACTTCGGGGGCATATCCGGAGGCGGCAGGTCATTTCGGTAGCGGAGAGAAGCAATGTACTCCTGGTGAAAGCCCCCGGAGGAGCTGCTGTCCTTGGATTTCGACATGCTCGCTCGGAACTCGGAGAGCACCAATTCCTTTGGTTCAGCGTCGTCAGAGGAAGGTGAACTGTACACTGTAACACACTTTAGTGGAGCTCCCAACTTGCGCGCGCGGCGACAGCTCGTTGAAACTTACGTGGCTCTGGGAGGGTAAGCGGGGGAATCTCAGAGGTGGGCACAAGATAACCAGGAGTTCTCCGGGGCCGACGAGTCACTATAAACTCCCTGGGAGCTTAAGGAGGCGATAACGTAGTCAGTGAGCACCGACAAACAGTATGCACGGTTGCGAGCATCGAGATGCAGGATAAACTTACATGGGGGTGGCCGGCTCATTTCTGCAGTATTTCACCGCCTGACTAGCAAAGTTAGCGTGAGTCAACGTGAATGAAGGTTCGGAGAAAGGATGCTCCGAGCATGCAGGCAGTTATAGTTGGATTGCAGTCTAAAAGGAAGTTGGCGTGAATCTTGTATCATACTACAGAATGTTCCATTCACTTGTCATTATTCGTATTTGATGCCTGTAACTCTAGGCTGCAGGATATGTGTGGATCAAACAGAAAGCTAGCTTGAAATTCAATAGAGTTACAAAATTGTGTCAGTCAACACCACCTTTCAGATCAGGAATAGCCAGAGCCCTCTGGGAAAGGCAGAAGATCAGTAAGCCCACATGCACTTGTATGCCATGAGCCTATGCCCCAGTCGGTCGTATTCCAGCTGGCCGATCCAGCTATCATTCGTTCCGCTTAACTTGCCGAAGACACTCGCTCCCTTCCAGACAACAACTTGCGGATCAAGGTCTCGCGGCGGTGTGCCAATCATGATCTCCTTAGCGAAAGCTGGTCGCAGAGCCTGTAGACGCTCCTCTAGGAACGAGTGGAATCCATTGACCAAGCTTCCACCTCCAACCACCATGATACCGCCGAGGAAGTCTCGCATTTTACGCTCATCCGATCGAGCTGCCTGAGCGATAGAGGTCAAGATCGCATTGTCCAGAGGGTATACGGGGAGAATGTCGTCCCTCTCTTCAACAGTGGGCCCACGAGGCTGCGACGTGCTCTGGCCTTGCCCGCTCGGGGCAGGGGTAGCAGCGCCGGCCTGAGGTGTACCGACTGCTTCCGGCGCAGGGGAGCCAGCGACTGAAGACCGTGGAGTTGCTTCAAGCTCTTGCACGCGACTAAGGGCATTGAACTGCTGGGCCCGGCTGGGGGTAGCCTGAACGTCCACGTTGTTCGACTGCGCATCGCCGTTCACCTGGCCGTTAGTGGGAGGGGGAGCGATGCTGGAAAGAATAAGTGATTGGGCGGCCGATGTCGGGTCATTAGGCTGTCCGTCGTAGATATCCACCGAGCGGGCAATCAGCTTTCTGCGTCCCTTGAGCTTCTGCGAGTGATCGAAAATGGTCGGCTGGAAGTAGCCCATCGGCGCCAGATGAACCTCGTCGTAAGCCTTAAAAGAGTACTTCCGGGTATCTTGACCAGCAACGCGGAGATGGAAATCGAAAACTTGCACCGATACACTCGCTTCATTCATGGTGCAAACGTTCCTTTTCAGCTCTTCTGCCAACAGGTAGTCGTATCGGCGCCAGAGGTTGATATCTGAGTAGGGGAAGTTGTCGTAAAGCATCATTTTTATGAACACTTCAGTGATATCCAACCCGCCATACTTCAGGTTCACGCGAGAGTTCTCAACGCACATGCCTTCCTCGACACAGCATATGGATGTCTTCTGGGCGCCAATGTCGACGACGCAAGCCGATGTGAATCCGGCGCCGAACGTAGCTGCAAGACTTTCCTGGATGAAGCAGACTCGTGCAAAGGCGAACTCTCTCATGAGCAACTCGAGTACTTGGGTGACATAAGACTTTTCGTAGATATCAGGGATAACGAAGACGCAGGAGTACTGAGGCCAATCCTTCTTGCTGGTGAGTCCCAGTTGGGTCTTGAAAGCATCCTCCAAGATGAGGGAGATgtcaagaaagagaagccgCTTATTATCATAATCTCGCTCATTGCACCAGCCATGCCTTATTGGCCAGTAAAGCTTATAGCGAGGCTTCGAATCATCGGGTATCCTCAGGGCCGCTTGTCCCACGATGTATTCGGGTGCCGGGTCAGGGATCTCGGTCCATTCCACGCGCATGGGATCGTTGTGTTCTGAAATAGTCTCTGGCACGGTCCTCCGGTTGAAGTTGACGACCATTTCCTTGGAGTTTGGCAGCGTTCGACGCTTGTTCTGTCGCATGTGGGTTTTGAGCTCCGCTGACATCGTCGTATACTGGGAAGCAAACTGTGACGGGTTAGGAGCCAAGACAATGAGCTAAAGTAGGCGAGGAACAAACCTCAGGGCCAAACATCTTCTCCGGGTCCATGGGTGAGCCATCGTCCAGTTTCAGCCGCTTGGGACAAGGTTCCTCTTGGTCTTCGGACTCGCTGGAAGCAGCCTTCCGCGCAATCACCATTGGCACAGTCTTAGGCAAAGCATCACTGGCCAATCCAATTCGCAGGTTTTGACTACCCACGTGGATAACAATAACCTTTGAGCCTACTGTTTCCGTAGCGGTGTCCTCCGCATCTTCCATGTTGGTATCGCCATCTTCCGCATCTGCTTCTGGCAGCCCTAGGTCGTTGGCCTTTGCCATGGCTAGGGCACGATCGCGGTCCTTGGCCGTTTTTGCCATCCGATTTCGATTCTCCTCATTCTGTAGTCTGAACGCCAGATACTGGTCATCGCGCTTCAGATAGTCTCTAGGAAGGAAATGATTGTCAGCGTTGAAGGTGGGGGGATAAAGGACGCAAGCAGAGTAGTCACAAAACTGCGTATCGAAGATGGAGGTATAGCGACGTACGTGTAGTAGTTCTTCTGGTTGATAGGAGGAATCTGCGGCCAGCTGGAAAGTTCCATATTGTTATCGGTCCGCTCCAGGCCTGGGCAGGTGTGTTAGCAGAGAAGGTATAATCGATAATTGGACCGCTGAACACGTACCTTCATCCCGAAGGAGAGCCTTTCCCGACTTCTTGCCGACCATGATGTTTTGCTAGACCGGCAGCCGGGTAATCTCTGAGTAGGGTGTGAGTGAGAGAAAGTTGACTGGGTCAAATCGCGAGCGGATCGCGAAGGATGTCGGAAGGAGTCGATTCGGATTCAGATCAGGTGCATCCCAACGGTGAGGTGGCgcgtggggggaagaggtgaagagggatgatggagcGAAAGGTGTCGTGgctgggagaaggggaaggagaggcagGAATCCGACGACAATGTGAATGATGGGAAACCAACACCGGCGAGCGAGCGGTAGTGAACCGCATCCCCATCCAAGCCCATCCTTAGTTGATTTGAGCTTGGGCCAGGCCGATCGGCAGGAGACCGCGGGCCAATGATGGCCTCCTACCATCCCTCCATGCCATTTAGTCAGCTCTTGATCGTGGCCTTGTCTCGTGTCAAGCTGTGTTTTATTCAGTTCCGTTAAATCGACCCTTCGTTGACCTGCTACATCTCCTCACATCCCCTTGGCTGGTGCTTCTCTGCTCGGAGCGAGTCCTTTTCGTGTTCGCCGCATCCTCTCCGCCACCGCTCGACGCCCGACCCTCCCTCCGCAATATCTCTCGCTAGTCCGTCATTCTCTTGTCCAACTCCGCGGTCCCCCCCTCTGTCCAAGTGTTACTCTGCTCCTGTCGCTGTCTAAAAATTGTCAACATGGGAGGCTCCTTGTCTCGTATGTGGTCCTTCCTCTggacgaagaaggagattcgcatcctcatcctcggttTGGTAGGTATATCCATGTTTTGGCACTAGGCATCCAGCTACTAGCGAGCTTCATACTAACCCGCGCTTCCATCTCTAGGATAACGCCGGAAAAACAACCCTTCTATACAGACTCAAGGTGCGTATAGTCTTGCAGAGCTGCTCGACTCTCAGCTAGAGGCCGTTATTGATGTGCCAGGAATAGATTGGTGAAGTTGTTACTACGATACCAACCATTGGTTTCAACGTGGAATCGGTGACGTATCGCAACCTGAATTTCAATGTCTGGGTGAGTAAACGCTGCAACTTTATTATGGACGCCCCTTGACAAATACAGAGTAACTGAGGTTACTGACGTACCGCTGTCGTCCAGGATCTCGGAGGTCAAACGTCCATTCGGCCCTACTGGCGCTGCTACTATGCGAACACCGCTGCTGTCATATTCGTCATTGATTCCACAGATATTGAACGTCTCAGTACGGCTGCCGATGAACTAGCGGCCATGCtgaatgaggaggagcttAGTGATGCGGCGCTGTTGGTATTTGCCAATAAGCAGGACCAGCCTGGCGCCAAAGGTGCCGGCGAGATATCAGAGGCTCTCAAGCTGGGAGAGCTACGGGATAGAAACTGGAGCATCGTCGCATGCTCTGCTATCGACGGTAAAGGTCTTAACGAAGGCATGGATTGGCTGGTGGTATGTGCAACCTCAAGCTCCTTTTACTTCACTTTGGATAAATGCTGACCAATTATCTACAGCAAACTCTACAGTCTGAAAATGCATGAGCGACGGTGTTATTGTACCATCTTATAGATTTCTTCGGATATATGTTCTCGCTTCCAGGTGGTAGGGATCGGCTGCTTACTGAACGCTTTCTCGTTCTTCCTTGGTGTCTTTCACTTATCCCCACTTTTAcatcctcttttctcttgcAACTCTGTTCAGGGCTCATGTCGTTTATACAGTATACCTTTTTGATATCGAACCCTTCACACTTAGTATAATATCATAATTATTTGAAATGACTGGATGTATTCTACAGCAATGATTTACGCCGCTCTTATGTTATGATTAGGTTGAAGTTGCAGGATCCCCCAACTTCAGTGCAGAGATGTGAAGACTTTAGCCAAGGATATTAAGAGATGTTCCCAGGTGTATATCGAAAGTATCATTTAAGCGGAATTcaaaacagaagaagtttaaatatattttggTCTCTTTTCAATCATATGGGCACTTTGATCTGTCTCCATGATTAGCTCGTAGACATGATTTTCACGACTAGCCCGTTTGGACAGAAGGATGAGCCATCAAGAACGCTCAGCAAAGCAGAGTTTGATCATATCGCAAAGCGATTGACGGAGAGTAGATAACAACTCTCCAATCTCTAAGCTCCTTATCATCTCCGAGCCTATCACTCACAAGGCACGTATCAGTCCCGATAGTAGTTAACTATAGGTTCGGACTAGCCTCCGGATAGATAATCTTGCACGATGAGGAGATAAACATTCATACTACCTGTGAGTCCTGTCTGATTTGCACAAGAGGTAAGTCAGACTCCTCGGATGCGAACCAGCACCACCTCTTCAGTGTCTTGGTCTATAACGGTCACTTGAGGGTTAATCTTGTGTATCCAAAGCAGTATATTTACCCCGCAACATCCCACCAGCCTTGCTCCGCATCTCCGCAACCACTTcacttactactacatacaacaTGGCTATTCCTCAAACCCAAATCGCAGCTGTTCTCCCACCTTCTGGGGCAAATGCCACTTCCAGATTACAGATCATAAATGACCGTTCGATTCCTGTACCTACTGAGGGAGAGGTCCTAGTCAAGCTCGAGTACTCCGGAGTATGCCATTCGGATGTCCACAGCGTGCGCGGGGAAACCCCCATGTTGACGGATGTAGCGGGTCATGAAGGAGTGGGAAAGGTGGTGAGAGGTAAGTGTCTCATGCAACTGCCTTGGTAGCATTTGTCCATACCTGACCTTTTATGCGCATAGTGGGCAGTGGTCTCGACGAGCAAACGTGGATGGGACGACGAGTTGGTATACGGTTCGTACGGCGATTGATATACAGAGACGGATCTTAATTGACGCTTTATGCAGATGGCTCTATAGCTCCTGTTTGGAGTGTGAGATTTGCGCTATCAATAATACGGCGTGTCCGTATCAGAAGAATGCCGGAGCGGTAGGAAGATACTGTTAGGCCTTATTAGTGTGGTTATGCTAATTAGGTGCAGAATGTCCCAGGAACATTTCAACGTGAGTGTCCTTAATGTTTCGGTTCTGGACCTATTTACTAACCAGTGTTTGGATTTCAGAATACGTCGTCAGTCCTGCGATTCATGCAACTATAATCCCTCCTGAGCTAGCACCGGACGTAGCTGCACCACTCTTGTGCGGTGTGTACAACTGGTCGCCCGGTATCTCGAAGTATCTAAGCTAATCTCACCGCAGCGGGCATCGCCATGTACTCCTCGATCATGAAGACCAAAACTCGACCCGGAGATTGGATTGTGCTTCCTGGAGCAGGTGGAGGCCTAGGACATATGTATGTGCATCTGCAGGTGTTTCTTCCCGGCAGATAAAGCTGACGGCATATAAGGGGTGTTCAGATTGCTGCTAAGAAGGGACTCAAAGTCATTGCAATTGACAGGTATGGTGCTACTATTATCGCATTGTCTTGTAGCTTACCCAGCATAGCggcgagaagaaaaagcagctGTGCCTCTCCCTAGGAGCCCACGCCTTCCTAGACTACAAAACAGACGACGTAGAGCATGAGGTAAAGGCTCTGACCTCAGGGCTAGGTGCGCATGCTGTCATCTGCACAGCCAATAACGAGCCAGCATACACGCAGAGTATGAAAATGCTTCGCAGCTTGGGTGTTTTGGTATGCGTCGGTATACCAAGTGTGCCGTTTAGGCTACCGGCGACGCCATTTGGGATGATTGTGAAAGGTGGGCTATCTTCGTCactgtcttcttccagctcgaATAATCACGATCAGATGCTGACATGAAACAGGACTAACAATTGTTGGCAACTCTGCCGGAACCGccaaggagatggaagagttgatggagatggctgTAAGAGGCGATGTGACAGCACATATTGAGTGCTTTGAATTCGACTGCATTGATGATGTCCTGCAGCGACTGGGGAGATCTGAGATCGAGGGACGGGCTGTTGTGCGCATTCCTGAGTAAACCGGAGTCTTTGCTCATTATCATCACATGCAGATAATATGATGACAAGCCACGTTCAGTACGACGTACAGTACAGTACATAGATATGCTTATATCCGAGCCATAGCAACAAACTGTCGGCCCTGACGATGATTATTAGCCGTTGATTTTGTGAGCTATTGACTCAGGTGATGTGTTGCGTGGTGATGTACGGAGGAATCAGGGCAGTTTGAGATGGGGCCAAATAGCCAACAGGGGGCGACTCATAACGTTCTAAACATTTCATTTCTGCTATTTCTGTCGGAAATCACGAGACGGTCTTTGAGCTTTTAAATAGGTGTCCAGAATTATTCTTGACAATACCATACACATATCCCCAAGAATACGAGCACAAATACGAGGCATCCTAATGCCCCTCGCTGATAAAGTCGCCACCAGCACCTACACTATTTGAAACTCACCTTCAGGAAGATAGGACTTAAGTGAAGGAACCCCTTAGCTTGTATATTTCAGATCATACTCATCGACATAATGAGTTCGATATTTTGTTGCCCCTCTATCAATCCGTACCGCCCACGGAAGCTCGATCACGAGGACAAATTCGAGGCATTCATGCAGTGGACCAAGCTTGAATCCTCCCCCACTCTGGACTTGGCCTCAGTAGGGGCTGACACCGTTCCTTATGCAGTTCAGCTTGTGAAGCAGGTCAACTTTGGGCCACAGGAGTCCATCAGATATTTCGCGCCAGCGGGGACTGGCTCCCAGTTCGTGGAAGTTGCCGAAGGAGATTTAATTGATTGGAACTTCGAAAAACTGAATTCGTACGTGATGACGATCAAAAGTTCAAACAAGATGTCGTTAAGATCATGAAGGTACAAGAACTTCAGATGTGAAAAACACAACAAGTTTTATGAAGTCAATCTTTACCAGAGGAATCCTACTATTTCGCATCATTGGCGGGTCAACCTCGCACGACCATCCCGAGATATCGATCTAGCCCTTCGAACGGAAGAGCATCAAATGAAGGAAATAAGGGTAGGGATCGAGAGCTCGGAATATAAGGCCGATTTAAGCCAAGGCGAAGCATCTGTTCGGAAACAACATGACCCTATAGCAAGATCACTTGAGGTCAGCCATCTCAGCTAACAGGGCATATCAGTTCATTGAAACAGTTTTAGGATATCCCTGCAAAGGGAACGGATTCAAAGTCTCCTGAAATGATTCCTCCAGCTGCCGATCCAGACAATTTGGCCTTGAAGAGTGTGCTGAGGTTCCTACTTCCGCCAGACCGGATATCCCTTAGGTCGAACCATCTCCTATCCCTACTATGCCTTGACTGGCTCAATCAGAAGTTTGATCTTGGGCTTAAGCTTGAACCCTCTTGGACATCTGGACTTACCAGTTCCAACATGATCGTATTCCTCTGTGGTTGTTTCGACTCTTCTGTCGACGATGAAGTCGATGTCGCGGAAGTAGAAGCCTTAGTTATACCTGCAATGAAAGAAAGTAAGCTAACTACGAGACAAAGGGTTTCAGGTCGGGACAGGTTGAAGCAGATTGTGACCAGGGTTCTTGATTATGGCATTGGGGTTGATTGGGTATCTAAGCATGGTGGTCATGTCCGGAGAGTCTTGGATTCTTTCCCCAGTGCGGACTTTCTTGAAGAATCATTGCGTGCGAATGAGAAATATGAAGGTGGCTGGAGTCATCAGGATGCTAGCGTGATCCAGAGTGCCCCTAATGAAGAGGTAGTACACCTAGATTGTTATATGACACCTGCTAACTAAGACAGCTTGACGAGGAGTCTTCGGTATGGTCAAGTCCTAGTGACAATTATTACCCGCAGCATGAGATTTACGATTATGGATATGGCTCCGAGTCCCCAAAAGACTTCACAGCTTGCGATAAAGAATGCGGGTACTGTGGCCATTGCGACTATTGAGCATGGATAGTTGCAGTAATATTCCCTTGATACAAAACATTGCCGTGAGATTGTGAGGGCGTGAGAGCAAATAGGGAGAATCTTTGGGCGTACTGAAAAAGTTCTTGTTGGAAGGAATTTGCAACCCTCAAAGTTGGTAAATGTTTAACAATCGGACAGTATGGTTGCAAGAAAAGCTTGATCATCGAGAATGCTACACCCAAAGGGCAATTATCGCTAATCTACTAATGCATTTTTCCTAGTATGTGCCTTGTCTCCTTCAAGCCCAGACCTACTTGCTTTTAGTATATGTCATTTCATTCGTCAATATCATAGCGGGTTCTCATGGTTTAGTATTTTGCTGGCTGGAAGATGTTTTGTTAAGTTTTCAACACTCTATTTTTCGACAATTGAAGCGCATCTACTGTATCTGCCACAAGGTAGTAAGTGGGAGTTAGACCAGGAAAAGTGGGTGATTGGTGTTCGTCTATACAGTCACGCAGCATCAATTCAGCCCGTTGCGATTGAGCACTATATACTGCTCATAAGTTTGGAGTCCAGTCGTGATCATCTAATAGGGAAATTCCTCGCAGGAAGATGGATATGTTGCTTTAGTGGGTGCTAGTGCATTGCGGAATTTCGGCTTGGTGACCGGTGCAGAAAATACTCTTGATACTCTATGAGCTTTTCAAGACATCGACGTCCAAATCATCAACCAGGAAGCAGACTGATCCGATCAGGATACTTGCCGTATTAGGCAGGTGTGCATTTAGCGACGATAGCTGTGGCTTAATGTCCTTTATTATGTACTTCACTCTCGTCTTCACTCTCGTCTTCGCTGTCCGACATACCTTCCATGAACCATTGCATGTCGATACCTCTAGCCTCACATTCCCGCCTCAACCTTTCTGTATCCGCATATTCTCtgtcggcttcttcttctaggAGAGCCATATTCAATCCCGCTGCTGCCCCACCCACTGTTGTTCCATCCGGTATCGTTTCATCATCTGATACAGGCGAATCCAGAGGATTGTCCCTGAGTTCCAAACTCTTCAAGTCAGGAAACAAACTTCGATCTTGAGCAACCATTAAGAGTTCCGCCAATAGACCACTATTATCGGGGAGAACATCGTGGACGGAAAGAGTTTGCAGGGAGCTCGGAAGCCTGTCAACAAGCCGACCAATGCTGGGTTTCTTGACAGCAGCGTGCGAAAAGATCGATACGAGGTGGGCATGCCGAACAGTCAAATGCTCAAGGGCAGAGAATTCTCGAAAGGATTCAAACGGGATGTTATCCTCACAAACCCTGATTCCCCCGTCCATGTAAAGACAAGTGCTGTATTTCTTATCATATGTCACGCTGAGAGATTTGAGGGTATCTTTGAACGGAAGAAGTGCCTGATAAAGTTTTCGAGTATCAAGGAGTTTTTCAATGTCCTCCAAGTCTGGGCGAAGTGAGGCCTCGATTGAGAAATGTTCCAATTCTTTGCATACTTTGAGCCACTTGAGCATCCCGGTGCACCCCCAGACATCGTCTAATGAGATCTGTTTAACAG
This genomic window contains:
- a CDS encoding uncharacterized protein (COG:S;~EggNog:ENOG410PWV9) → MQNLPTEILGMIGKFIALDIDEDCENIRRSTLLALTRCCRKFHRIFEPLLYYHLDLGYAHSITGAHIHLIIRFWRYPVVADWVRSLRLYWDSNEPIPIYEASHEDIERFVFLADLALNKIFTPIEQFQGKWKDALYGFKTEAWKGLLFASLTHLERIEFDQGNSPLFTNLLYKAAKREQPFHEAPPFPFLREVIAYCRDEGDGVDEHFLTPFLYFPSVQSITGYAICADDSSDEEEIDSGTHEFRLSAGPVKQISLDDVWGCTGMLKWLKVCKELEHFSIEASLRPDLEDIEKLLDTRKLYQALLPFKDTLKSLSVTYDKKYSTCLYMDGGIRVCEDNIPFESFREFSALEHLTVRHAHLVSIFSHAAVKKPSIGRLVDRLPSSLQTLSVHDVLPDNSGLLAELLMVAQDRSLFPDLKSLELRDNPLDSPVSDDETIPDGTTVGGAAAGLNMALLEEEADREYADTERLRRECEARGIDMQWFMEGMSDSEDESEDESEVHNKGH